A genomic segment from Amphiura filiformis chromosome 10, Afil_fr2py, whole genome shotgun sequence encodes:
- the LOC140162255 gene encoding uncharacterized protein: MATAQKTKKVAKPRAHPPCPDMVVAAVGALKEKKGSSVSAIKKYIAANYKCDIEKLNSHINKALKSCVTKGSLVQVKGQGASGSFKLGTKKADAEKEKAIKAKAAARKKAAAEKKKEKREAAKVKKAAKLKAKKEAAKAKKTAATKKTVKKTTTKKKSTKKAAKKVTPKKTAKPAKKAATKKPAKKTPVKKKTATKTKKTAPKKK; the protein is encoded by the coding sequence ATGGCTACTGCTCAGAAAACCAAGAAGGTCGCTAAGCCCCGTGCTCATCCACCATGTCCTGACATGGTCGTCGCCGCCGTCGGTGctctgaaagaaaagaaagggtcgTCTGTTTCAGCCATCAAGAAATACATCGCTGCAAACTACAAGTGCGACATTGAGAAGCTGAACTCGCACATCAACAAAGCCTTGAAGTCTTGTGTAACCAAGGGCAGCCTGGTCCAGGTAAAAGGACAGGGAGCCAGTGGTTCTTTCAAACTGGGAACCAAGAAAGCTGACGCAGAAAAGGAAAAGGCGATTAAGGCTAAAGCAGCAGCACGCAAGAAGGCAGCCGCCGAAAAGAAGAAGGAGAAAAGAGAGGCAGCGAAGGTCAAGAAAGCAGCTAAGCTGAAGGCAAAGAAGGAGGCAGCAAAGGCAAAGAAGACAGCAGCAACAAAGAAGACTGTCAAGAAGACGACAACGAAGAAGAAGTCTACAAAGAAAGCCGCTAAGAAAGTCACACCAAAGAAGACTGCAAAGCCAGCGAAGAAAGCAGCGACAAAGAAGCCAGCAAAGAAAACACCTGTTAAGAAGAAGACTGCCACGAAGACAAAGAAGACAGCACCCAAGAAGAAGTAA